In Zea mays cultivar B73 unplaced genomic scaffold, Zm-B73-REFERENCE-NAM-5.0 scaffold_37, whole genome shotgun sequence, the following proteins share a genomic window:
- the LOC118474987 gene encoding protein LURP-one-related 15-like, with amino-acid sequence MDTEAVPALAVVTRGSARLGAATLAVAKALSMSGSDFAVTDAATGAPVLRVDGVLFSLRRRCVLVDADRRPVLTVQESALMLNTRWKVFRGDSTRRRDLMFSVVKPSVIQLRGPTKVSVFLASNDAEQACDFRITGSYHDGACAVSLGDSDTVIAKIDPRFSVVSALLGKNSYSVTVNPGIDYAFVVALVVILDEMHYQR; translated from the exons ATGGATACGGAGGCGGTCCCGGCGCTGGCGGTGGTGACGCGCGGTTCtgcgcggctgggcgcggccacGCTGGCCGTGGCCAAGGCGCTGAGCATGTCCGGCAGCGACTTCGCCGTCACGGACGCGGCCACGGGCGCGCCCGTGCTGCGCGTCGACGGCGTGCTCTTCAGCCTGCGCCGGCGCTGCGTGCTCGTCGACGCCGACCGCCGCCCCGTCCTCACCGTCCAAGAATCG GCGCTGATGCTGAACACGCGGTGGAAGGTGTTCCGGGGCGACAGCACCCGCCGGCGGGACCTCATGTTCAGCGTCGTGAAGCCGTCCGTGATCCAGCTGCGGGGCCCCACCAAGGTCAGCGTCTTCCTCGCCAGCAACGACGCCGAGCAGGCCTGCGACTTCAGGATCACCGGCAGCTACCACGACGGCGCCTGCGCCGTCTCCCTCGGCGACTCCGACACCGTCATCGCCAAG ATCGACCCGCGGTTCAGCGTGGTCAGCGCGCTGCTGGGGAAGAACTCGTACAGCGTCACCGTCAACCCGGGGATCGACTACGCCTTCGTCGTCGCGCTCGTCGTCATCCTCGACGAGATGCATTACCAGCGATGA